In Tachysurus vachellii isolate PV-2020 chromosome 10, HZAU_Pvac_v1, whole genome shotgun sequence, the following proteins share a genomic window:
- the rin3 gene encoding ras and Rab interactor 3 — protein sequence MLSPAAATSPTVIPKPTTPSTLLSDCPSSSTSVEPVQLVDISVTPTPVNLQKSTSPPLPLSPPCSIRKPPSSIPPQNSKPSVPRHQKAKAPKPTCPPLPVQQPSAIPKTATTAMPKAPPRPISKPLSSPLQRPPPPLTSKTPVVPSPPVPTQTLAHPSISILEKLIKTCPVWLQLGMTKERATQILTKELPGIFLVRRDRGQSLMVVSVRLPDQHGVPQIQDLPVNEEKTMLYLEGSVLVFDNIFKLIAFYCVSRDILPFTLKLPQAIVKAFKYEDMEVISTLGVEFWGSELNSHIREDLNKSADCSVSSGKDQLWYINPIFIEEYYNSLPPNSPTPILRSQSINMPVQAPPKFKRPPPLPPRPLTISEDALMQVSAKPAREKFTSEDSSLLLLGSPSPIVQKEEGSYCGHEKAERTLLPTAEAEMCNKQVAEQPSLSDATKQGSSPISHKSPPVPLRRRISESQPTGEIHQEPLKETICTSAAAEISENPGSTVSLICLDDSCMDQWVSGQSGQFKIAQAEDLVDQLKISNGDSSVNMLPANDMKKPGVPVPPPRRKRISTITTTQNAANTSVGVTQELSHITPQPAAMFHNLGINTDHPKVSDVSLFAPEGGAPQPEHDSYSTSSTEEEADPSSMGAIVKRTPTVILDRAKQRLSMVNFSTVFTSFMSTDRKLQKRIVELTRDGSTYFGNLVQDYRGFTLDTMRRHSSSTEMLQEIRQMMTQLKSYLIQSTELQNLQEPSIYSDEKLEIIIEASLYKSVLKPLREAIYNGLRDIHSRAGTLKKLKENQQILLGTTTTDLGVTTCVPDSPVMEKIQGKLANLHQEYSPQKKIDLLLKTCKIIYESMSVGCPGKPHGADDFLPVLMYVLARCNMTALLLDVEYMMELMDPALQLGEGSYYLTTTYGALEHIKNYDKQAASRQLSLEIQDSIHRWERRRTLNKARASQSAIQDFITVSFLEACSNTRTLGVDPKTTARDLSAQCAEKFEVQDPDAYCLTMLVDGHYRPLTPEELPLAIKSTLHCSEPRKEFYFVYQHGRWPDKEPDKQIPHTPEPTPAEEGSLI from the exons ATGCTGTCCCCGGCTGCTGCCACATCGCCTACCGTCATCCCCAAACCTACAACTCCGTCTACTTTGCTTTCCGACTGTCCTTCCTCATCAACTTCTGTAGAACCGGTCCAATTGGTGGACATTTCAGTTACCCCAACTCCAGTAAATCTCCAAAAATCCACCTCACCTCCTCTGCCTCTTTCGCCTCCTTGCTCAATTCGAAAACCCCCAAGTTCTATACCACCTCAAAACTCAAAACCTTCTGTCCCTCGTCATCAGAAAGCAAAGGCTCCTAAGCCCACATGTCCACCTCTCCCAGTGCAGCAGCCATCAGCAATCCCCAAAACTGCCACTACAGCCATGCCCAAAGCTCCTCCAAGGCCAATCTCCAAACCATTATCATCACCTCTTCAGAGACCCCCACCACCACTCACTTCAAAAACTCCTGTTGTACCATCCCCACCTGTACCAACTCAGACATTAGCCCACCCTAGCATTAGCATTTTGGAGAAGCTGATCAAGACATGTCCAGTGTGGCTACAACTGGGAATGACCAAGGAAAGAGCTACTCAAATACTCACCAAAGAGCTGCCTGGG ATCTTTTTAGTGAGGAGGGACCGTGGCCAGTCGTTGATGGTGGTATCAGTTCGTCTTCCAGACCAGCATGGAGTTCCCCAGATCCAGGACTTGCCTGTCAATGAAGAAAAGACCA TGCTGTACCTTGAAGGCTCTGTCCTGGTTTTTGACAACATATTTAAACTCATTGCATTCTACTGTGTTAGCAG gGACATTCTACCCTTTACCCTGAAATTACCTCAGGCCATCGTCAAGGCATTTAAATATGAAGACATGGAAGTGATCTCCACACTAGGAGTAG AATTCTGGGGTTCAGAGCTGAATAGTCACATACGGGAAGATTTGAATAAATCTGCAGACTGCAGTGTCTCCTCTGGAAAAGACCAACTTTGGTATATCAACCCGATCTTCATTGAGGAATACTATAACAGTCTGCCTCCCAACTCTCCTACACCTATCCTGAGGTCACAAAGCATTAACATGCCTGTTCAGGCTCCGCCAAAATTCAAGAGGCCTCCACCTCTACCTCCACGTCCACTTACCATTTCCGAAGATGCACTGATGCAAGTGTCAGCCAAGCCAGCAAGAGAGAAGTTCACGTCAGAGGACTCTTCACTTCTGTTGCTAGGTTCTCCTTCGCCTATAGTCCAAAAAGAGGAAGGAAGTTATTGTGGGCATGAAAAGGCAGAGAGAACTCTATTACCCACTGCTGAGGCAGAAATGTGTAACAAACAAGTTGCAGAGCAACCATCTCTAAGTGACGCAACTAAACAGGGTAGCAGCCCCATTTCACACAAGAGTCCCCCAGTCCCACTCCGACGCCGGATATCAGAGAGCCAACCCACAGGAGAAATCCATCAGGAACCTTTAAAGGAAACTATCTGCACATCTGCAGCAGCAGAGATCAGTGAGAATCCTGGTTCTACCGTGTCTCTTATATGCCTTGATGACAGTTGCATGGACCAATGGGTGAGCGGGCAGTCTGGACAGTTTAAAATAGCACAAGCAGAAGATCTTGTTGATCAATTGAAAATTTCAAATGGAGATTCCTCTGTGAACATGCTTCCAGCAAATGACATGAAGAAGCCTGGTGTACCAGTGCCACCTCCTAGGAGAAAACGAATATCCACGATCACAACAACCCAAAATGCTGCCAATACCTCTGTAGGTGTTACCCAAGAGCTGAGCCACATTACTCCACAGCCCGCTGCAATGTTCCATAACCTTGGGATCAATACAGACCACCCCAAAGTTTCAGATGTGTCATTATTTGCCCCTGAAGGAGGTGCTCCCCAGCCTGAACATGACTCCTACTCCACGAGCAGcacagaagaagaagcagatcCTAGCTCGATGGGTGCCATTGTAAAGAGGACACCCACTGTTATACTAGACCGTGCTAAGCAACGGCTCTCCATGGTGAACTTCTCCACCGTCTTCACAAGCTTCATGAGTACTGACCGCAAGCTTCAGAAAAGGATTGTGGAGCTTACTAGAGATGGGAGCACATACTTTGGTAACCTGGTACAGGACTACCGTGGTTTTACTCTGGACACTATGAGGAGGCATTCCTCCAGTACAGAGATGCTCCAAGAGATCAGACAAATGATGACACAGCTCAAGAGCTATTTGATCCAAAGCACAGAGCTACAGAACCTGCAGGAGCCATCTATTTATTCTGATGAGAAACTGG AGATAATCATTGAGGCGTCACTTTATAAAAGTGTTCTGAAGCCCTTAAGAGAGGCGATATATAATGGGCTCAGGGACATCCACTCACGTGCAGGCACCCTAAAGAAGCTCAAGGAAAATCAGCAGATATTGTTGGGCACCACAACCACAGATTTGGGTGTAACCACCTGTGTTCCTGACTCGCCTGTCATGGAGAAAATCCAAGGGAAATTAGCAAACTTGCATCAGGAATACTCACCACAAAAGAAAATAGACCTGCTCCTCAAGACCTGCAAGATCATATATGAGTCCATGTCTGTTGGCTGCCCAG GGAAGCCTCATGGTGCAGACGACTTCCTGCCTGTACTGATGTACGTACTGGCTCGTTGCAACATGACTGCACTGCTGCTGGATGTGGAATATATGATGGAACTGATGGACCCTGCGCTACAGCTTGGAGAAG GCTCATACTATCTGACCACCACATATGGTGCTCTGGAGCATATCAAAAACTACGATAAGCAAGCAGCGTCCAGGCAACTGAGTTTGGAAATCCAGGACTCTATCCATCGCTGGGAGCGTCGCCGTACTCTTAATAAGGCCCGCGCCTCACAATCAGCCATACAG gaTTTCATCACTGTCTCTTTCTTGGAGGCATGTTCTAACACCAGGACTCTGGGTGTGGATCCCAAAACCACTGCTCGGGACTTGAGTGCCCAGTGTGCAGAGAAGTTTGAAGTGCAGGATCCTGACGCCTACTGTCTGACTATGCTAGTAGACGGCCACTACCGACCCCTGACTCCAGAGGAGTTACCACTTGCTATAAAATCCACCCTGCACTGCAGTGAGCCACgcaaagaattttattttgtgtaccAGCACGGACGCTGGCCAGATAAGGAACCTGACAAACAAATACCGCATACTCCTGAACCAACACCTGCCGAGGAGGGGAGTTTGATCTGA